From Syntrophales bacterium:
TGCAGACCCAGAGGACCCGGAAGAACACCTTCGCGTTCAATTCCCCCTTCGACGGCAGACTCCATGGCCATGATGATACGAATTATATGCTCTCTAATATCATGCCCGCTCATTCCCGTAATGGCCGTTTCGTTTTCAATGACCAGCTCATGTACGGGAATATTCTGTGCATCCACGATTTTTTTCAACTCAGCAGCCGTTTTATAGGAATATACCGGAACGCCCCTTGCAGGTGGGTTCCATCCTTTCCATTGCAGAAAACCGCCACCAACCGAATAATATTCCTTTTCAAAAAGAACTCTCTTCTGCCCCCTCAACCTGATGACCAGGGTATTGCTAAAGGGATAGTTATGAGATCCTTTTTTCCAGACAATGCTTTTTTCCGTGAGCTTTACGTCATGGCCTTCCATATCAATCCGGTATAGGGCATCATCACCTGTAAAAAGACCGTCGAGAAAATCGGATCTGCAGGTATGGGGATGTTGTCCCATAAGTCCTGCTAATACCGCCCGATCCGTGCCATGACCTTTACCGGTAGCACTGAGAGATCCGTAGAGAATGATTTCGATGTCTTCAGCCCTCTTTTTAACCTCAGCAGGGAGATATCTTATTTCTTTCAGGAAATCATGCCCTGCTTTCATGGGGGCGATAGTGTGCGAACTCGACGGACCCAAACCGATCTCAAAGAGATCAAAGATTGATGTTGCAATGCCTTCGTTCATGATCTTTCCATATCATTTCTGTAGGAGTAAATTCATTTAAGCCAGTCTTATGAAGCATGTAAGAGTGACAATCTCGTAAAAAGTCTTTTTCTGTCACCCAAAATCATGTCCTGAACTTGTTTCAGGATCATTCAGGGTCTCTAACTTGCTGAAATAATTAGATGCTGAAACAAGTTCAGCATGACAAAGAGCACACTTTCTGACTTTTTACGAGTGCATCAAGAGTACATAAGAAAAGAAAAATTGTCACGAACTAATTGCTCAACTGCGGTTGTTCTCTCGGTGAGTTAGGGAGAAAAATGCCACGAGGAAAACGTTGACATAGATAGAGATTTACTTTATAGGTGCGTGGAACAGTTTCCCATTATACCGGAAAGGGCGTACAAAAATGAAAGCAACTCCCAAATCTTTCATATTGAAAGAGATAAAAGAAAACATAGGATGCATTACTTTTAACAATCCTGAAAAACACAATGCACTGAACGCTAATATGTTAAGAGAGATAATCGCTGCTTTGGATGATTTCAAAACTGCAAAGGTCGCCGTGGTTATCATCCGGGCACGGGAAGGTGTGAAAGTATGGTCTGCCGGATACGATATCTCTGAGCTTCCAAAGGCACACAGGGAACCCTTAGGATATGAAAACCCCCTTGAAGTTACATTACGGACCGTTGAGAAATATCCCGGCCCCGTTATCGCCATGGTGCAGGGAAGTGTCTGGGGTGGAGCCTGCGACCTTGCCATCACCTGCGATATGATAATCGGCGATCCCACCTGCACTTTTGCAATCACACCAGCCAAAATAGGAATAGCGTATAATGCCTCGGGTATCCTTCATTTTATAAACAGGGTAGGCATGAACATTGCGAAAGAGATGTTCTTTTCCGCATTGCCTGTTGATGCCCATCGTGCGGAACGATGCGGAATATTAAATCATCTGGTTTCAACCGAGTCTCTCGAAAGTTTTACATTAGATCTGGCACAAAAAATTGCTTGCCGATCCACACTCTCGATTGCTGTCATGAAAGAACAGTTCCGGATACTTTCCGAAGCTCACCCCATTAGTCCTTATGCATTCGAAAGAATACAGTCGCTCAGAAGAGATGTTTATAACAGTCACGATTATGAAGAAGGCATCAGGGCATTCCTCGAAAAACGCAAACCTGATTTCAAGGGCAAGTGAAGCAATATTTATTACATACACAAACGGCTCCTAATCTTGATAATTGGCAATGATACAGAGCTATTTGTCAATTGTTACGGGTGAAAACTCGTACTCTTTTCCTTCTATTTGGAAAACGGCCCTATCTTCTTCGTTTATCGTCAGTTTCGCTTCTATCATACGGCGGCAACCAAATTCAAAGAAGAGAACCTGGTGAGTAGGGACATCTTTTTCGTCTAAATTCTTATAGTACTGGTCTTTTTCGTCCGGTGTAATTTCCCTAAAAACTAATCTTTGGCATCGTTTCCGCTCCTCCCGGTCACCCTGGCGAATGATGACCCGGTAATTACCGTGAAACTTGATGGGCATTTTGATTTCCATAGTTCTACCTCCCTCTCTGACACTGAACTGCGCTACAATAGCGGATGCATAACATAACGCAATGAAATTGTCCAACCGATCGTTAGTCTGGTTATTTTGATAAGAACTCTCCTTGATTATTGACGATAACTTACCGTAAACGTGCCTTTTTACTGATATCGGCTCAAAGAACTCGAAAAGTATTGCTCAATAGCTATAAATTAGCTATAACTTATTTCAGTAAAATTTGACACGTTCGCAAAAAGTCAGATTTTGTCACCCAAAATCATGTCCTGAACTTGTTTCAGGATCATTCAGGGTCTCTAACTTGCTGAAATAATAGATGCTGAAACAAGTGAGATCCTGAAACGAGTTCAGGACGACAAATAACACATTTTGAGACTTTTTACGAGTGCGTCAAATTTGAGAAGCTGAAATTTGGAAAAACTAACAGCTATATTTATATCTTCGTTTATCATCGCCATGTCGGGTGCAATGATGCCCGGACCGGTACTTACCGTAACCATTAGCGAGAGCGCAAAGAGAGGTTTTCGTGCCGGTCCCATGATTGTTCTTGGTCATGGTATTCTTGAAATATTGCTACTCGTTTTCCTGGTTCTGGGGTTTGCAGGATTTATTAACAATCCTAAAGTATTAGGATTTGCAGGCATTGCAGGAGGTCTCGTTCTTTTCTGGATGTCTTTCGGTATGTTGAAAGGAATACAACAATTGAAGCTCGATCTTACCCCCGGGAAAAGCGCCTGGGGAGGGCCAGTGGTAGCGGGTATCCTGACCAGCCTGGCAAATCCATACTGGATAATATGGTGGGCAACAATCGGTCTCGGCTATGTTATCGTTTCGATGGAATTTGGTTTTATCGGCCTGGCAGTTTTTTTTACAGGGCACATACTGGCCGATCTCATGTGGTACAGTGCCATATCATTATTCGTTTCACGGGGGAAGAGGTATATAAGCGACAGAATATATCGTGGGATTATCGGTAGCTGTGCCGTTGTCCTCATCTTCTTCGGTATATATTTTGGGGTATCGGGAATACGGTACTTTGTATGAAAGTGACTAAAGTTTAAAGTGAGCTAAAGTTGACAGTCTCGTAAAAAGTCTTTTTTTGTCACCCAAAATCATGTCCTGAACTTGTTTCAGGATCATTCAGGGTCTCTAACTTGCTGAAATAATAGATGCTGAAACAAGTGAGATCCTGAAACGAGTTCAGGACGACAAATGACACATTTTGAGACTTTTTACGAGTGCATCAAAGTTAGATACCTTTTTGTTTTTTTATAGAAAAACTCTGCGACCTCCGCGGTGAGTGATTATAGGTGGGGCTTATATAAAGGAGATGTAAGATGTTAAAAGGAAAAAAGATTGTCCTCGGAATAACCGGCGGTATTGCCGCTTACAAATCGGCAGAGCTGACGAGAGAGCTTATAAAGAGGGGTGCCGAAGTAAAGGTCATCATGACTGCAAATGCAACTAAATTCATAACGCCTCTTACCTTCCAGACTCTTTCCGTAAATGCCGTCTATACGGATATGTTCTCCCTGATAGAGGAGCATGAAATCGGGCATATATCTCTCGCTGATGAAGCGGAGATACTCGTTATAGCGCCCGCGACCGCCAATATCATCGGAAAGATTGCATCCGGCCTGGCAGACGATCTGCTTTCAACGACTGTTATGGCTACAAAGGCCCCGGTTCTTATCTGCCCTGCCATGAATTCAAACATGTATACGAATGATATCGTTAAAGAAAACATGAGCAAGCTGGCCTCAAACAATTACTTCTTCATCGAATCGGCATACGGTGAACTGGCCTGTGGAGCAGAAGGATATGGAAGGCTTCCTCCGCTGGACGAGATTATTGAAGAAATTGAAACCATACTGACGGAAAGTGACTTAACAGGTGAGAAAATACTGATTACTGCAGGTCCTACGCAGGAGCCGTTTGACCCGGTAAGATATATAACAAATCACTCTTCCGGGAAAATGGGTTATGCCCTGGCAACAATGGCGAGGAGAAGGGGGGCTGAAGTTACATTAATCAGCGGCCCTTCATCTCTGCCAGAGCCATTCGGGGTAAAATTCTTTAAGGTATCAAGTGCCCTGGAGATGAGAGACACAGTGATGAATAATATGCAAGATTCAACTGTCATCATAAAGGCGGCTGCCGTGGCTGACTTTCGGCCTGCCACCATTTCAGACAATAAAATAAAAAAGGGGAGCGATCCGTTAAATGTTCGTCTTGAAAGAAATCCCGATATCATATCGGAAATTGCTCAAAAAAAGGGAAGTCGTATCCTGGTAGGATTTGCTGTCGAGACAGAAAATCTTATTGAAAATGCACGCAACAAGATGCTCAAAAAAAATATGGATCTCATAGTGGCAAATGACGTAACCCGGCACGGTGCGGGGTTCCAGACTGACACAAACATAGTAAAAATTCTCGACAGGGAAGGGGGATTAGAGGAATTGCCCCTTCTGGAAAAAATAGAAGTGGCAGACAGGATTCTGGACAGGATTAAGGCAATAAAAGTGCCTAAAGTTTAAAGTGAGCGAAAACTAATATGGATTCAAAACAGGATATGAGAGAGGAGCTTAGACTCCTCGTGAAAGGTTTAAAAGGTCATATTACTGCTGGAGTGAACTCTCCGGGAGGGCTCTCTCATCTCTACCTTAAGGGGGAATGCCCTTCTGAGGCAACATTCGATCGATCCGTGACCCTTGAGGAGATAAGGGGAGCCCTCGGGGATTGTCAAAGATGTTCTTTGCATGAAGCGAGGAACAATCTTGTTTTTGGTGAGGGAAATCCGAATGCGGATCTTGTTTTCGTGGGTGAGGCTCCAGGTGCGGATGAAGATCTTCAGGGAAGGCCATTTGTCGGGCGAGCCGGACAACTCTTAACAAAGATCATAAACGCCATGGGTTTGACAAGGGAAGAAGTCTATATATGCAACATTCTGAAATGTCGTCCCCCCGGAAACCGTAATCCCAGACCGGAGGAAATACGAGTATGTGAACCCTTCTTGATAGAGCAGATCCGGGCAATTAACCCTGAGGTTATCTGTGCTCTCGGTACATTTGCCGCGCATACACTGCTCAATACAGATGCCCCTATCTCATTGCTCAGAGGGAAATTTCACTCTTATCAGGGGATAAAATTTATGCCCACTTATCATCCGGCTTACCTCCTGAGAAATCCCGGTGCGAAGAAGCAGGTATGGGAAGATGCCCAGATGATAATGGAGGTACTAAAAAAGAGTGACTAAAGTGCCTAAAGTGTACTAAAGTACCTAAAGTTACAGAATGCGCTTCCAGCGCAACCTTTTTAAAAATGGATCATCTCCCGATTAGTTGAAGTTAATTAAGGCAAAATAAATACCAGAGGGTTCAAGAGGTCAAGGGGTCAAGGATTCAAGGATTCGAGTGAAAGGAAGAAAGACAACCCTGGATTACATTAGGATGCTTTATATATCTTATGGTTCTGTTTGCGAACTGGAAACGCAAATATTATTAGCAGGGGATTTGGAGTTAATTGAAAAAGGTGTATTGGGTAAATTAAAAAAAGACATAGCAGAAAGCGAAAGAATGTTAAAGGCGCTGATAAAGTCTCTAAAAAACAAACCCTGGAATCCTCGACCCCTTGAATCCTTGGACCCTCTTCTCCAACTAAATTGGAGAAGAACCTTAAAAGTTGACCACGCCGAAGGCGTATACATTAACTTTAACTCACTTTAGGCACTTTTAAAGGGATATAAGATGCTAAACGGAGGAATCAGAATACTCGTCTTGATTTTCGTTATTTCATTGTTCTTCGTCATGGGATCGTCCCTCTCTTTTGGAGAAGAGAAGAAACCGGTCTTTGACGTCATCACCATAAATTCTGCAATTACACCACCTGTTGCCAAGCATATTATTAATGCCATAAACCAATCCTCAAATGAAGGATCTGACGGGCTGATAATTCTTCTCGATACGCCCGGGGGTCTTGATCTCGCCATGAGGGACATAATAAAGGGGCTTTTGAATTCCTCCATACCTGTTATCGTCTTTGTTTATCCGTCGGGGGCGAGAGCAGCGTCGGCAGGTGTCATTATAACCATGGCGGCCAACGTAGCCGGAATGGCTCCCGGTACTAACATCGGGGCAGCTCATCCGGTAGCCCTCGGTGCAGGTAAGATGGACGAAACAATGGCCGAAAAGGTAGAAAACGACTTTGTTGCCTATGCCAAGAGTATCGCTAAAAAAAGGGGGCGTGATACAAAATGGGTCGAAGAGGCCATCAGAAAAAGCAAATCGATTACTGCTGAAGAAGCGCTCAAGCTAAACGTGATTGACTTCGTTGTCGTCGATATAAATCAGTTACTTGAAAAGATGGACGGAAAGGAGGTGACTCTCGCTTCGGGGAAAATCGTCCTGAAGACGAAGGGGGCTATTGTTAATCACAGGGCGATGGGATTGCGTGAGAAAATATTGACAACGCTTTCCAATCCCAACATAGCGTATCTTTTATTGATGATAGGCCTTGCTGGATTATATTTTGAATTTGCCCACCCCGGTGTGGTTCTGCCGGGGGTCATAGGAGGAATCTCACTGATACTGTCGTTCTATGCCTTACAGACACTTCCTGTAAATTATGCGGGGGTACTGCTGATTATTTTCGGTATAATACTTTTTATTGCGGAAATAAAGATCATAAGTCATGGTATGCTCACAGTTGCCGGAATCATTTCCCTCATTTTGGGCTCTCTCATGCTCTTTGAATCACCTGCTCCAGCTCTCAGAGTCTCTCTTGCCGTGATGCTTCCGACGGTTGCTGTTA
This genomic window contains:
- a CDS encoding LysE family transporter; the encoded protein is MEKLTAIFISSFIIAMSGAMMPGPVLTVTISESAKRGFRAGPMIVLGHGILEILLLVFLVLGFAGFINNPKVLGFAGIAGGLVLFWMSFGMLKGIQQLKLDLTPGKSAWGGPVVAGILTSLANPYWIIWWATIGLGYVIVSMEFGFIGLAVFFTGHILADLMWYSAISLFVSRGKRYISDRIYRGIIGSCAVVLIFFGIYFGVSGIRYFV
- the coaBC gene encoding bifunctional phosphopantothenoylcysteine decarboxylase/phosphopantothenate--cysteine ligase CoaBC; the protein is MLKGKKIVLGITGGIAAYKSAELTRELIKRGAEVKVIMTANATKFITPLTFQTLSVNAVYTDMFSLIEEHEIGHISLADEAEILVIAPATANIIGKIASGLADDLLSTTVMATKAPVLICPAMNSNMYTNDIVKENMSKLASNNYFFIESAYGELACGAEGYGRLPPLDEIIEEIETILTESDLTGEKILITAGPTQEPFDPVRYITNHSSGKMGYALATMARRRGAEVTLISGPSSLPEPFGVKFFKVSSALEMRDTVMNNMQDSTVIIKAAAVADFRPATISDNKIKKGSDPLNVRLERNPDIISEIAQKKGSRILVGFAVETENLIENARNKMLKKNMDLIVANDVTRHGAGFQTDTNIVKILDREGGLEELPLLEKIEVADRILDRIKAIKVPKV
- a CDS encoding uracil-DNA glycosylase; the protein is MDSKQDMREELRLLVKGLKGHITAGVNSPGGLSHLYLKGECPSEATFDRSVTLEEIRGALGDCQRCSLHEARNNLVFGEGNPNADLVFVGEAPGADEDLQGRPFVGRAGQLLTKIINAMGLTREEVYICNILKCRPPGNRNPRPEEIRVCEPFLIEQIRAINPEVICALGTFAAHTLLNTDAPISLLRGKFHSYQGIKFMPTYHPAYLLRNPGAKKQVWEDAQMIMEVLKKSD
- a CDS encoding nodulation protein NfeD, with the protein product MLNGGIRILVLIFVISLFFVMGSSLSFGEEKKPVFDVITINSAITPPVAKHIINAINQSSNEGSDGLIILLDTPGGLDLAMRDIIKGLLNSSIPVIVFVYPSGARAASAGVIITMAANVAGMAPGTNIGAAHPVALGAGKMDETMAEKVENDFVAYAKSIAKKRGRDTKWVEEAIRKSKSITAEEALKLNVIDFVVVDINQLLEKMDGKEVTLASGKIVLKTKGAIVNHRAMGLREKILTTLSNPNIAYLLLMIGLAGLYFEFAHPGVVLPGVIGGISLILSFYALQTLPVNYAGVLLIIFGIILFIAEIKIISHGMLTVAGIISLILGSLMLFESPAPALRVSLAVMLPTVAVTSLFFAGIITLALKAQMRKPVTGPEGMIGEEGNTITVVYEDGKVFIRGEYWNAFSKELVEKGERVKVVGISGFKVEIEKIISEKEG
- the scpB gene encoding methylmalonyl-CoA decarboxylase — encoded protein: MKEIKENIGCITFNNPEKHNALNANMLREIIAALDDFKTAKVAVVIIRAREGVKVWSAGYDISELPKAHREPLGYENPLEVTLRTVEKYPGPVIAMVQGSVWGGACDLAITCDMIIGDPTCTFAITPAKIGIAYNASGILHFINRVGMNIAKEMFFSALPVDAHRAERCGILNHLVSTESLESFTLDLAQKIACRSTLSIAVMKEQFRILSEAHPISPYAFERIQSLRRDVYNSHDYEEGIRAFLEKRKPDFKGK
- a CDS encoding four helix bundle protein, translated to MKGRKTTLDYIRMLYISYGSVCELETQILLAGDLELIEKGVLGKLKKDIAESERMLKALIKSLKNKPWNPRPLESLDPLLQLNWRRTLKVDHAEGVYINFNSL
- a CDS encoding serine dehydratase beta chain, producing MNEGIATSIFDLFEIGLGPSSSHTIAPMKAGHDFLKEIRYLPAEVKKRAEDIEIILYGSLSATGKGHGTDRAVLAGLMGQHPHTCRSDFLDGLFTGDDALYRIDMEGHDVKLTEKSIVWKKGSHNYPFSNTLVIRLRGQKRVLFEKEYYSVGGGFLQWKGWNPPARGVPVYSYKTAAELKKIVDAQNIPVHELVIENETAITGMSGHDIREHIIRIIMAMESAVEGGIEREGVLPGPLGL